A window of Spodoptera frugiperda isolate SF20-4 chromosome 17, AGI-APGP_CSIRO_Sfru_2.0, whole genome shotgun sequence contains these coding sequences:
- the LOC118276698 gene encoding uncharacterized protein LOC118276698 isoform X1 has translation MFGRPRCREWTPLATQQLRLRSLIQIVGYNIRPPEWCTSPCSFYLTLHHTTMSAPFYTSERICSPHPKWKEIDSESTQRMSSTNVVIRIWCHIIHTNEENNKPPQDTVIQTWGVYFSGLRYIGANLASNFTSDCFKCNTLVLQMHGGYFCSYKSLKLDVIPPENEIEHGSLSSDSSERTNLSKINLDAKHILSNKLGKESRSISPNKFSKKADKEYSKSHSPIERGFHQNFPTLRTSASLNIGQSQRDYYRRREEDSDQAKGDPKPPNHIYEHSPDNLDVKEYASVNCDIAFKNASKEDLSCNIDLSETAENYDLRNEADGVPKYRYLALNFLKSEIRPSYNATKLQKLHLLQYSIKKRQEAVQEIKERIYKKSALTNDDWPTLDEYCDIRLKFKSRSQRNLFSSDDSDSLSKDKSSSQSDLSVKNGKIKEDRPVVSNGPRLTLKLNDLLSFKAKPSPFQRAEHVRLTKQLEILRFKRIILSDERDSKLTNIRKLKERHAKLFEENQDVGEWTELMQNYHSLSRRNESVKETRQACGAIRELAASSHHALCTQRTELLKQLHQIFYIEQKDYTTWTICGVPLPVCGDESPRGTPLSDSVAAGFVAQATCLSASLLNQPLRYKITLLGSASKILDVTPDLPDPNIPLFPRGGDTTLFRYGLFLLNKCIGQLVVGRGLPLSDIRPTLSNLQRLLTTPASMSDTTKLYGTYRWLVDSQCPRTQSLRSLVATERCKYRQFNRFKDAVDGQSPQSAMNKRHRHSRSVGSYQDDQELPTLEDSTTSIMGSEPNIYNMKLKQDDNIDTQGLKSHNSDSEILRFNTEQSESKVLFTLGDESTIDLNGTLVRMSTNNQDEMGESVKKICSEISDFCSTERVHEGLDIAKHLSDDNINIAEYLEIKSSVDDCDPTCAEVIVIPSAEAILDTGQEVKELEAEEK, from the exons atgtttgGAAGGCCGAGGTGTCGAGAGTGGACTCCGCTTGCTACCCAACAACTGCGTCTTCGAAGCTTGATTCAG ATTGTGGGCTACAATATAAGGCCGCCTGAGTGGTGCACATCCCCATGCAGTTTCTACTTAACCCTGCATCACACGACAATGTCAGCACCATTCTATACAAGTGAGAGGATTTGCTCGCCACATCCTAAGTGGAAGGAAATCGActcag AATCAACGCAACGTATGTCGTCAACAAATGTCGTCATACGAATTTGGTGTCATATCATACATACCAacgaagaaaataataaaccacCACAAGACACCGTCATTCAAACATGGGGGGTCTACTTCAGTGGTCTAAGATATATCGGGGCAAATCTAGCCTCGAATTTTACCTCAGACTGCTTCAAATGTAACACTTTAGTCCTACAAATGCATGGAGGATACTTCTGCTCATACAAAAGTCTTAAATTAGATGTGATACCACCAGAAAATGAAATAGAACACGGTTCGTTGTCTTCAGACTCTTCTGAAAGGACCAATCTTTCAAAAATCAATTTAGATGCTAAACATATATTGAGTAATAAGCTAGGAAAAGAATCGAGGTCCATTTCTCCTAATAAATTTTCTAAGAAGGCTGATAAAGAGTATTCGAAGAGTCACAGTCCAATAGAGAGGGgttttcatcaaaattttccAACTTTAAGAACATCAGCTAGCTTAAATATTGGGCAAAGTCAAAGAGACTATTACAGGCGAAGGGAAGAAGATTCAGATCAAGCGAAAGGCGATCCAAAGCCACCGAATCACATATACGAACATTCGCCTGACAATTTAGACGTTAAAGAGTATGCAAGCGTAAACTGTGATATTGCGTTCAAGAACGCGTCTAAAGAAGATTTATCTTGTAACATAGACTTAAGTGAAACAGCAGAGAACTACGACTTGAGAAACGAAGCCGATGGGGTTCCTAAGTATAGATATTTGGCTCTCAACTTTCTTAAGTCTGAAATAAGACCAAGTTACAACGCGACGAAGTTGCAAAAGCTACATTTGTTGCAATATTCTATCAAGAAGAGACAAGAGGCTGTTCAGGAGATCAAGGAGAGGATTTATAAGAAGTCTGCCTTAACGAACGATGATTGGCCGACTTTAGACGAGTATTGTGATATCAGACTAAAGTTCAAGAGTAGATCTCAAAGGAATTTGTTCTCCTCGGATGATAGTGATAGCTTAAGTAAGGATAAGTCTTCGTCACAAAGCGATCTGAGTGTGAAGAATGGAAAGATTAAAGAGGATCGGCCTGTTGTGTCCAATGGACCGAGGTTAACCCTGAAACTGAATGATCTCTTATCTTTTAag GCAAAACCATCACCCTTCCAGAGGGCAGAACATGTAAGGCTGACAAAACAACTGGAGATTTTACGATTCAAGCGGATTATACTATCGGATGAAAGAGATAGCAAGCTCACAAACATAAGGAAACTGAAAGAGAGGCATGCTAAACTGTTTGAAGAGAACCAGGATGTCGGTGAGT GGACAGAACTGATGCAGAATTACCATTCTCTATCCCGTCGCAATGAGAGTGTGAAGGAGACGCGCCAAGCGTGTGGCGCGATACGTGAGCTGGCTGCATCATCCCACCATGCTTTGTGCACGCAAAGGACTGAACTACTCAAACAGTtgcatcaaatattttatattgaacag AAAGACTATACAACCTGGACTATATGCGGGGTTCCGTTACCAGTGTGTGGTGATGAGAGTCCTCGAGGAACTCCCCTCAGTGACTCAGTGGCGGCTGGGTTTGTGGCCCAAGCCACTTGTTTGTCCGCCTCACTGCTAAACCAGCCACTGAGATACAAAATAACGCTTTTGGGATCAGCTAGCAAGATACTGGATGTCACTCCTGATTTACCTGATCCGAA CATACCACTATTTCCACGCGGCGGCGACACGACATTATTCCGCTACGGTTTGTTCCTCCTCAACAAGTGTATAGGACAGCTCGTGGTCGGCCGAGGGCTACCGTTATCAGACATACGGCCTACTCTCTCCAATCTACAGAGATTACTCACTACTCCTGCTAgcat GTCGGACACTACAAAGTTGTATGGCACGTACAGATGGCTGGTGGATAGCCAATGTCCTCGTACTCAATCGCTAAGGAGTCTTGTTGCTACTGAGAGGTGCAAATATAGACAGTTTAACAGGTTTAAG GACGCCGTAGACGGCCAGTCTCCACAGTCAGCGATGAACAAGAGACACAGGCATTCACGTAGCGTGGGCAGTTATCAGGACGATCAG GAGCTGCCAACATTAGAAGACTCAACAACATCAATAATGGGAAGCGAACCAAACATATACAACATGAAACTAAAACAAGACGACAACATAGACACACAAGGTCTAAAATCCCATAACTCAGATTCCGAAATATTAAGATTTAACACCGAACAAAGTGAATCAAAGGTCCTGTTTACATTAGGCGATGAATCAACAATCGACCTTAATGGTACTCTAGTTCGAATGTCTACTAACAATCAGGATGAAATGGGTGAGAGTGTAAAGAAAATTTGTTCAGAAATAAGTGATTTTTGTTCGACTGAGAGAGTTCATGAAGGGTTAGATATCGCTAAGCATTTAAgtgatgataatattaatatagctGAATATTTGGAGATTAAGAGCAGTGTTGATGATTGTGATCCAACCTGCGCTGAGGTTATCGTCATACCTAGCGCGGAGGCCATCTTGGATACGGGACAAGAGGTTAAAGAGCTTGAGGcggaagaaaaataa
- the LOC118276698 gene encoding uncharacterized protein LOC118276698 isoform X2, whose protein sequence is MFGRPRCREWTPLATQQLRLRSLIQIVGYNIRPPEWCTSPCSFYLTLHHTTMSAPFYTSERICSPHPKWKEIDSESTQRMSSTNVVIRIWCHIIHTNEENNKPPQDTVIQTWGVYFSGLRYIGANLASNFTSDCFKCNTLVLQMHGGYFCSYKSLKLDVIPPENEIEHGSLSSDSSERTNLSKINLDAKHILSNKLGKESRSISPNKFSKKADKEYSKSHSPIERGFHQNFPTLRTSASLNIGQSQRDYYRRREEDSDQAKGDPKPPNHIYEHSPDNLDVKEYASVNCDIAFKNASKEDLSCNIDLSETAENYDLRNEADGVPKYRYLALNFLKSEIRPSYNATKLQKLHLLQYSIKKRQEAVQEIKERIYKKSALTNDDWPTLDEYCDIRLKFKSRSQRNLFSSDDSDSLSKDKSSSQSDLSVKNGKIKEDRPVVSNGPRLTLKLNDLLSFKAKPSPFQRAEHVRLTKQLEILRFKRIILSDERDSKLTNIRKLKERHAKLFEENQDVGTELMQNYHSLSRRNESVKETRQACGAIRELAASSHHALCTQRTELLKQLHQIFYIEQKDYTTWTICGVPLPVCGDESPRGTPLSDSVAAGFVAQATCLSASLLNQPLRYKITLLGSASKILDVTPDLPDPNIPLFPRGGDTTLFRYGLFLLNKCIGQLVVGRGLPLSDIRPTLSNLQRLLTTPASMSDTTKLYGTYRWLVDSQCPRTQSLRSLVATERCKYRQFNRFKDAVDGQSPQSAMNKRHRHSRSVGSYQDDQELPTLEDSTTSIMGSEPNIYNMKLKQDDNIDTQGLKSHNSDSEILRFNTEQSESKVLFTLGDESTIDLNGTLVRMSTNNQDEMGESVKKICSEISDFCSTERVHEGLDIAKHLSDDNINIAEYLEIKSSVDDCDPTCAEVIVIPSAEAILDTGQEVKELEAEEK, encoded by the exons atgtttgGAAGGCCGAGGTGTCGAGAGTGGACTCCGCTTGCTACCCAACAACTGCGTCTTCGAAGCTTGATTCAG ATTGTGGGCTACAATATAAGGCCGCCTGAGTGGTGCACATCCCCATGCAGTTTCTACTTAACCCTGCATCACACGACAATGTCAGCACCATTCTATACAAGTGAGAGGATTTGCTCGCCACATCCTAAGTGGAAGGAAATCGActcag AATCAACGCAACGTATGTCGTCAACAAATGTCGTCATACGAATTTGGTGTCATATCATACATACCAacgaagaaaataataaaccacCACAAGACACCGTCATTCAAACATGGGGGGTCTACTTCAGTGGTCTAAGATATATCGGGGCAAATCTAGCCTCGAATTTTACCTCAGACTGCTTCAAATGTAACACTTTAGTCCTACAAATGCATGGAGGATACTTCTGCTCATACAAAAGTCTTAAATTAGATGTGATACCACCAGAAAATGAAATAGAACACGGTTCGTTGTCTTCAGACTCTTCTGAAAGGACCAATCTTTCAAAAATCAATTTAGATGCTAAACATATATTGAGTAATAAGCTAGGAAAAGAATCGAGGTCCATTTCTCCTAATAAATTTTCTAAGAAGGCTGATAAAGAGTATTCGAAGAGTCACAGTCCAATAGAGAGGGgttttcatcaaaattttccAACTTTAAGAACATCAGCTAGCTTAAATATTGGGCAAAGTCAAAGAGACTATTACAGGCGAAGGGAAGAAGATTCAGATCAAGCGAAAGGCGATCCAAAGCCACCGAATCACATATACGAACATTCGCCTGACAATTTAGACGTTAAAGAGTATGCAAGCGTAAACTGTGATATTGCGTTCAAGAACGCGTCTAAAGAAGATTTATCTTGTAACATAGACTTAAGTGAAACAGCAGAGAACTACGACTTGAGAAACGAAGCCGATGGGGTTCCTAAGTATAGATATTTGGCTCTCAACTTTCTTAAGTCTGAAATAAGACCAAGTTACAACGCGACGAAGTTGCAAAAGCTACATTTGTTGCAATATTCTATCAAGAAGAGACAAGAGGCTGTTCAGGAGATCAAGGAGAGGATTTATAAGAAGTCTGCCTTAACGAACGATGATTGGCCGACTTTAGACGAGTATTGTGATATCAGACTAAAGTTCAAGAGTAGATCTCAAAGGAATTTGTTCTCCTCGGATGATAGTGATAGCTTAAGTAAGGATAAGTCTTCGTCACAAAGCGATCTGAGTGTGAAGAATGGAAAGATTAAAGAGGATCGGCCTGTTGTGTCCAATGGACCGAGGTTAACCCTGAAACTGAATGATCTCTTATCTTTTAag GCAAAACCATCACCCTTCCAGAGGGCAGAACATGTAAGGCTGACAAAACAACTGGAGATTTTACGATTCAAGCGGATTATACTATCGGATGAAAGAGATAGCAAGCTCACAAACATAAGGAAACTGAAAGAGAGGCATGCTAAACTGTTTGAAGAGAACCAGGATGTCG GGACAGAACTGATGCAGAATTACCATTCTCTATCCCGTCGCAATGAGAGTGTGAAGGAGACGCGCCAAGCGTGTGGCGCGATACGTGAGCTGGCTGCATCATCCCACCATGCTTTGTGCACGCAAAGGACTGAACTACTCAAACAGTtgcatcaaatattttatattgaacag AAAGACTATACAACCTGGACTATATGCGGGGTTCCGTTACCAGTGTGTGGTGATGAGAGTCCTCGAGGAACTCCCCTCAGTGACTCAGTGGCGGCTGGGTTTGTGGCCCAAGCCACTTGTTTGTCCGCCTCACTGCTAAACCAGCCACTGAGATACAAAATAACGCTTTTGGGATCAGCTAGCAAGATACTGGATGTCACTCCTGATTTACCTGATCCGAA CATACCACTATTTCCACGCGGCGGCGACACGACATTATTCCGCTACGGTTTGTTCCTCCTCAACAAGTGTATAGGACAGCTCGTGGTCGGCCGAGGGCTACCGTTATCAGACATACGGCCTACTCTCTCCAATCTACAGAGATTACTCACTACTCCTGCTAgcat GTCGGACACTACAAAGTTGTATGGCACGTACAGATGGCTGGTGGATAGCCAATGTCCTCGTACTCAATCGCTAAGGAGTCTTGTTGCTACTGAGAGGTGCAAATATAGACAGTTTAACAGGTTTAAG GACGCCGTAGACGGCCAGTCTCCACAGTCAGCGATGAACAAGAGACACAGGCATTCACGTAGCGTGGGCAGTTATCAGGACGATCAG GAGCTGCCAACATTAGAAGACTCAACAACATCAATAATGGGAAGCGAACCAAACATATACAACATGAAACTAAAACAAGACGACAACATAGACACACAAGGTCTAAAATCCCATAACTCAGATTCCGAAATATTAAGATTTAACACCGAACAAAGTGAATCAAAGGTCCTGTTTACATTAGGCGATGAATCAACAATCGACCTTAATGGTACTCTAGTTCGAATGTCTACTAACAATCAGGATGAAATGGGTGAGAGTGTAAAGAAAATTTGTTCAGAAATAAGTGATTTTTGTTCGACTGAGAGAGTTCATGAAGGGTTAGATATCGCTAAGCATTTAAgtgatgataatattaatatagctGAATATTTGGAGATTAAGAGCAGTGTTGATGATTGTGATCCAACCTGCGCTGAGGTTATCGTCATACCTAGCGCGGAGGCCATCTTGGATACGGGACAAGAGGTTAAAGAGCTTGAGGcggaagaaaaataa